Proteins encoded by one window of Gouania willdenowi chromosome 4, fGouWil2.1, whole genome shotgun sequence:
- the LOC114462240 gene encoding gastrula zinc finger protein XlCGF8.2DB-like translates to MRIHTGEKPFGCDVCQKWFSQKKHLKNHMRIHTGEKPYGCDVCQKCFFQKKHLKDHMRIHTGEKPYGCDVCEKQYTRRFELKIHMRIHTGDKPFGCDVCGKRFTRRSELKSHMKVHTGEKPYGCDVCGQKFTFKSSLCVHSRIHTGEKPFGCDVCQKRFSQKKNLKDHMTIHTGEKPYGCDVCQKRFQKKHLKDHMRIHTGEKPYGCDVCGKQFTRRFELKIHTRIHTGEKPFGCDVCGKRFIKRSDLKVHNINHTEEKPFICNVCSKGFCRKSDLKRHMNIHTVEKTFG, encoded by the coding sequence atgagaattcacacaggtgagaaaccctttggttgtgatgtttgtcagaAATGGTTTTCTCAAAAGAAGCATTTAAAGAatcacatgagaatccacacaggagagaaaccctatggttgtgatgtttgtcagaaatgtttttttcaaaagaagcatttgaaagatcacatgagaatccacacaggagagaagcCTTATGGTTGCGACGTATGTGAGAAACAATATACAAGAAGATTTGAACTGAAGATACATatgagaattcacacaggagataaaccctttggttgtgatgtttgtgggaaAAGATTTACCAGAAGATCTGAACTGAAGAGCCATATGAAagttcacacaggagagaaaccctatgGTTGTGATGTCTGTGGTCAAAAGTTTACTTTTAAGTCAAGTCTTTGTGTGCACTCTAGAATTcatacaggagagaaaccctttggttgtgatgtttgtcagaAACGGTTTTCTCAAAAGAAGAATTTAAAGGATCACATgacaatccacacaggagagaaaccctatggttgtgatgtttgtcagaAACGCTTTCAAAAGAAGCATTTGAAGGatcacatgagaatccacacaggagagaaaccctatgGTTGCGACGTATGTGGGAAACAATTTACGAGAAGATTTGAACTTAAGATCCATAcgagaattcacacaggagagaaaccctttggttgtgatgtGTGTGGGAAACGATTCATCAAAAGATCTGATCTGAAGGTCCACAATATAAATCACACAGAAGAGAaaccttttatttgtaatgtttgTAGTAAAGGATTTTGTCGCAAGTCTGACCTGAAGCGACACATGAACATCCATACAGTAGAGAAAACCTTTGGTTGA